CCTCGTTTGCGAATTTCCTCTTTGATCGTTTTCCCTGTCCCGTCTCTCTCCTCGATTTTTCCACTCGTCGTTCGATTCGTTCGATTATCGCATCGACGCGCGTGTCGTCGTCGAAATTTCTCATCGCGATATTTTCGTTATTTCCCAAACAAAAGGACCAAACGAAAAGATCCCCGGAAACGTGAACGAAAACACTCCCTTTTCTCGATCACCTATCGTTTCTCTGCTATTTCAGctcttttccttctttttctttctttctctctctctattaccAGTGAACTGGCGCTTCCCTCGTTATCCTCTTTTCacctcctctttttttttttcgatttttctaatttttcattttttcgttACTTTTATCGTTTACGAACGACTCGACAATTTTTTTTCTACCGTCTTGTTCTAATTAATCTCTAAGACCCTGAATCTCGTGAACAGCTTAAACGCTTGAACGTTGAGCGTGATAGTTGAAAGTACACTCGAACATTAATTACTCTCACTAAGCGTTCGGCTTACGACGTCTCGTAAACGCTGGGAACCAGCGCTGGATAAAAACAATAAATGAGCATCCGTGAGCAACGAATTTAGTCTGTCCCGTGGACGTATTCCTCATCGTCCATCCCTCTCCGCTCGTCCTTCCGCTTCCACGTCTAATAATATCGTTAGATCGCTTCGTTTAGTGAGCAACTCGTTTCGAATTCCGACTTGACTTCGATATGTGGCAACAAGTAAATTTCTTCACAGAACGAGTatataatttcttaattttatcgaaCGGCTTTTTATCTCTTTCTAGAATTTCCAtatatatactttttttttctctttaaacACGGGCGCTATCGTGTTCCTTCGGCGATTCTATAATACGCGTTCTTTCTGCTCTGTATTTAGCAACTAGTCGCCCGTTTCATCTTCTAACTAAGGTTTCACGATGATTCAGCGATTCGCTGGAATCGAGAATatcttttctcttctcttcttttttttttttctccttttaAACGCTCGCGTAAGAACTAATTAATAACGAGTAATATCAATAGGCTGGATGTTAATTCCCCGTTAACGATCAGCGACTGCTTAACGTTAACGCGTGTTAAGTACGATTAAAATGGCAGCGTCGTCGACGCCATCGCGACTCGCGACGAGTTATCCGTTCCAGGACCAATTCGATTAGTTTCAAACCGCTTTTCCTGAAAATCCCTCCAACAGGCtaactatctatctatctatctatctttaCTCGTAGATTATAATTGTTACAAACACGAGTTACGAGAAGTTTAGTTTGTAAAACTGAAAACCTTTCGATTTCGTTTGCGCTACGTTTAGTATTTCGATAGCAATTTTCGCGATATTCTGCCAAAATATTTGATTAAGCGCGATATTGGGGAAAGACGAGCaacgaataataaaaaattaactgGAAATCAGAGTTTTGTTACATTTGATTGATCGAATTCCTCGGAAACACGAAGAGTTTCAATTTCACCGAGGTTAATTAGCTGTCTCGTCGCGGCTGTTAGCCGAATTGGTCGTGGAAGGATCGAGGTTCGTCGCGTTTTAACAATAAATCTCTTTCCACCAACTTGAACTACAGCAAACGCGGCTgcggaaaagaaaaagaaaggaagaaaccACGGAGGATTGTTCGTTTCGCGATAAAAGTCGTCGCGGGATTCGCGATTCTCGTATTTGCGGGTGTTTGCCAGGAAAAACGTTGGAAACGATCCATCGCGAAACGAAATCATCGGAACCGTGGCATAGTTCGCAGTGTCGATCCTGTTACGTTCTTTTCTCCTGCCTTTCCTGTCGTTTCCTTCCTTCGTCTACTTCGATCGACACTTTCGCCGTTGGTATTTATCTTTTCCGCGATTCCTTTGCTTCTCTGACGACACTCGCACGAGATAGCCGtgttttttttaacatttttcgtTTTGTCTTCCCTACTGTAGTACTGTATTCTACCAAAACCTTCCGGCGCGAACCATTAAGTGCTTTAAATTTAATCCATTAGTTTAATTAATTAGCTGATTTAAAGATCGAGAATGGTTAATCCACCAATCGAGGCGTTATCGATTATAGTTTATATCCTctacgtattattattattattattatttttttttttcttttaaatcgtTCCTGTAACATCATTAACAACGTGTTTTTTccctttaattattattttgtaaccattataatagtatttaaaagATAACGTGATTGGTTGTCGCGTCAATGCCAATGGCCAAAACGTGCtatagtttttttttctttttttttttttgcttttcgTGTATTTTCTCCGTTTTCATTTCGCTTTTGCTATGTGTTCAACAAAACCCGCCTGCGAGACTATCCGTTAACGAGATTCCGATGCTTCTCTTCTTGCGTTGCCAAGTTTTTTCGTTCGTCTTAATAATTGTCGAGTGTTTCTCCATTTCCTCCTTGCTCGGCGCAGTCGACGAGATTGCGTTTCTCTACGTTCCCGTCTCTTTTTTCGCGTCTTTTTGAGCCTTCGTTTGCACTGTTTTATTTTCCGCGAGAGGAATAAATTCTTCTGCTCTACGGGAGCTAAAGTTTGGTACTTTAACGCGTTTCGCGCTCTCATCAAGCGCAGATGGGACATTTACGATTAATTTCTGCGTCTAAGGATAAGGTCCTCTATGGCTTTTCTAACCGAGCTGGTCTCGCGTGGCTAATCGAAAGTAGACGGTGCATTAATCTCTGTCGCGTTGAAACAACGCCGTGTCGCGACAGGTAATCGACAAAGAACAGGCTTTCAATGGGAAAAATTGAAACTGAACGAAGCGAAGGAAACCAATATCGTTCGGCAATTTTCCTAACTTCTCGCGAAGCGTTTATAATATAACGTAAATTTTCGGCGGCGATGCAATATTATAAAATCGGCATTGGGTAATTACGCGGGCAGATTGGGTCGCGGTTGGAGAAAGATGGAAATAATTATTACACGCTCGAGTCGAGAGCAGGGCGAGAGCAGGTTAAGGCGTTGTTTCAATGCAAGTACAGCCTGAAACGAGTCGAGGTGAAGTAAAACCGTCGGAtcattgaaattaacgaagtacaGCATGAAACCTAACGTTGCTCGGAAACGCGGTGACTCATACAGCTGGCAAAGGAAATCCAATTCCCGGCGACGTCGATTCGTCCGAGCATCGCCACGAATCTCGAGCCTGCCACCGGTCAAAGTATTGATTGGAATATCGTATTAAATACTGAGCATTCGTATATATATTGACTAAAATGTTTCCTGCTTCTGGACTGGCGGCCGACGAGGATTCTAATGGGGCGCTGGAAGAGGAACGGCGATGCGCGTGCAGCTTAACTGCTACGGATAGCTGGCACGGCCATCTTGATCGAAAGATTGAAACGATCAAACGATAGAAAGTTCGACTCGATCGTCGGAAACGATCCCCGATCAACGCGAAAGAAACTCGTGCGACGAGGGTAATCGAtcgatgaaaatatttcgatatatAGCCTGACAGACGTTTGGAAACGCGCGAGTGAAGAATGTTCCGATGTTCCTTCGTTATTTCCCTCGATTTCCCGCGACGCTTTCGACGGGAAAGGGATTCCACTTTGCAGCGACAAACAAGAAAATCAATCGGAACTGGTGTGCGTCCGTTGACGGATAATCCGACCTGGGTACCTTCGCAGACGAACTGCAAATGGTTTGGCCATTTAGGGCGAGTAGCGTGCGGTCGAAGAGCAAGAGATTATTCAAGGATCAGGCCCCGGCGATCGCTCGAGATCTCGTTGTTCGGTTCGTGTTCGATTCGAATTCGAGGAGCGAATCGGCCCCGGCACCGGTTCGAACAGCGTTAGAAAAAACGTGGCCAGAACCGTCCGGTCGTTCGGGATTATTCGAAAGGGAACGACGCGCGTCGTCCATCCATCGTGGATCATCGAGATTCGCATGGTCCGTAGCCGACTCGACTTTTAAAAAAGTAAATATACACTAACAGCCCCGAAATGCTTTGGAATCGCGTCGCGAGTCCCGGATCCGATCGCGAAGGTAGACGCCTCGTTTCGTGGATGGTGAACGTCGGTTTCGCCGGAAGTCACGCGAGATCTCGAGGATGCGAAAGCCTGCCTCCCTGGAACGTTAGATCGAAAAAGTTTTGCGCGTGGATTCGTGTCTGGTCTGATGTCTGCTCGAGTGTGTATGCGCGTGTGTGTATCGTGTGTGTATGTAAGAGCGTTCGCGTAGATGGACGTGTAACGCGTGCGGAGTagaacgtgtgtgtgtgtgtgtgtgtgtgagagagagtgtACCGTGTGTGCGCTTGTACAAGCGTGTACAGAGGGACAACAACAAACGATGTCCGCCGATAGAAGGGAAAGAAACGCGTAAAAATGAAGAAAGATGCTGCGCTAAGTCAATCGTCATCATCGTCATTATTCCATTCGAAGTCATCCATTGCCGGCGTCgccattctctctctccctttctctctttctctcgttctaaCACAGGCTCTCCCTCCCTGACTCTCTTACTCATACGCTCTTTAACtttctttctgtctctctcgttcttcCTTTCTTGCCGCTTGCTTACGCCGAATTTCTCTTACGAGCTAACAAAgaacagtatttatttatttttttttttctttttgtcggTTTTGCTTTAAACGTTGCGCTGTCGCACGCCTTCTTATAATCGTAGTATAAATCCTCCGTTTTATTTCAGTTGTCGTCGATTTACTTACTAGTGATACGGATAATAAAATTCACTGGCATTGTCTTGAAACATCTTGGCAGTTCATTGTGTGTAGTTATTAtttttacttattattcatgttcgcttttacttttttttttttttttggatttTCTGTTGCTTCTGCAATTCTTCAGAATATTTTATCGTGTGCGCTTTGCTCATAATCGTGTGTTCTTATACGTCTGTCTTCTCTCGTTCCtctttcttccttctttttctctttAAAAGCATAATAAAAGGAGCAGTGTACCCTTCTTCAGCTTCTCTCTCTTTTGTttgtatctctctttctctctcgctttcgctctctttctctttctctctctctctctctctcgttcactTTTATACCAGactctctctcactttctctctctatctttctctctttctctctttctggtTGGACACGGCCGCATACAGGACCAAACGAAAAATCGTTTCGCGGTCACGGACCGTACCGTGAAACCCGATTTATCCTTTAACAAATTCAAACGCTTCGACGGTCCTCGGTGCTCTGTGTTTCTATGTTCTGTCTCTCGCTGATGTATGCGTGTAATATGTGCGCGTGTACGTGTATGCGTGTTCGTGTCGTACACGCGTGTACGCAGATTTATTTGCATCCCGTGCAACTATCGCCGAAGCGAGTTTCGAAGACGAACGTTCCAGTTCGCGCTTTCAGCCGGGCGATTCGTCACGCGATTTCCAGTAGAACAGCTTCCAGATAATAAAATCCCAGCGACGACGTTGTTAGATAAGCGGCGATTCCTTCAGCTCCAAGGCGACGCTCCGGCCAACTCGGTGAAACGTAACTCAGGGATGATAAGTGGAACAAAAGCAATTTTCTCCGACCTCCGCCGATGATCTCTTCCCACGGATCAAGGAGAGAGCAACGTCCACGGGAACGAAGAACGAATCAGCATCTTCCGTTGACTTCCGTGGAATTAGAGTTTTCGCGGTGCAGTTGGAAATGACGATGCAGGCAAATGGAAATTCATCGAACCCCGAGTCTTTCGAGGCTTGGAACGGAAACGAACGAAAATAGGGGAAAGAAATGTACGCTACCTTCGATCCACCAGTCGGTTTACGTCATCGCGCCGCTAACGTCCAattttcgttgaaaaatcgCGTCAACTCCAACCGAAAGGAACTTCAGGCTCTCGATCCTTCGCGTTCCACCCCTATCGTGGCACAACAAATACCAGGGATGCACATACCTCGGCGTGGCCGGCGTGTTCGTATGCtatcgtgtgtgcgtgtgcatgTGAACGCTCGCGCGCGTCAGTGTCCTTTCAACGCGCCTGTGTAGGCGCATTTTCAACGTGTCCCGCTAAGGCATCCTCTTCGAATGAACTACGTGACGAGATATACACATATATCtctctttttatatatatattttgctttatatatatatatgtatatatgtatatcgtaaAGAATACGAAGAGCCTAGTGTCCTCGCATCGTTCTCTTGCTATCACGGTGCGGATCACCCGAAACGAGGCGTAACACGACTCTGGGGCTCGATCCCGATCAACTGAACATCCAAGCGTAGGAGAAACATCGTTGTGAACGTTGTCCGCGGGATCCAAGCGTGGAccaggtcgtcgtcgtcgtagtcTTCGTCactgtcatcgtcatcgtcgtcgtcatcgtcgtcgtcgtcatcgtgtTCAGCTCCTGCACGTTCGCGTTCCTCGCCGTCCGCACTGATGCGCAGCACACGATCCTCGTCGACCTCCGACATTACGCCGGCTGTCTCAACTTTTTTAAATCACTTGACGATGATGTGTGGCGCCGACAGTAGGACGGTGATGGTTGCGATGATAGTGAACAGAGTAAAAATTATTAGGCACACTCTGTCTACCACCATCGCCGCGAACTTCCAGTCGTTCTTCACTTTTGTGTTCTTGTCCTCGCTCTTCATCTGATCCGTGATTATCTGTAACAGGGATACGTCGAGCATGATGCATCGCACTCGTTTCCAGGGCAGACGGATTCGACGGAAGATGACGGAGTTGGAGGGAGCGTGGATACTCGCATGCCTCGTCGCTGTTAGGTTTGTCGCGAAGGAGAGCAGTCCTCGGTTCAGAAGATGGATTtacaacgaaaaaaaaaaggtaGAGGAGGGTGGTAGATTTCTCGAGGGGTTGCCCGTTTTCGGGAATATCGAGGTACAGCTGTCCTCGTTCTACCAAAATTCATGGAATTTCGTGCTTAATTTGCAGGGGGAAGGTAAAGTACATTTCGGtttacattaaccctttgcactgcgaattatatttcaattttgttaccagcAGCTCCCGACGCTTTTAAGCGCTTcgtttgaaatttaaatttcgACCGGACAAATAAAGGAATTTAAACATACgaaggaagaaacaaattcaATGAAATGCCTGCTGACGTGAGCAGTCGCCGAAATGTCAGCGAATTTATATTCGCTGACAAATTACTAGCGGCAACGCGACGTCGAATACACGCGAAATAAAAGCAAATCGTTAATACGTTACTCTAAGATGACGTCTTTTGTCCCGCAGATTCGCCACGTGAAATATTAACGCGTAATTGAGAATCCCCGGAGCACGTTTCAAATTACGCCGAGCCCATTTGCCGTGTTGCCGAATGTATTAATACAAAGCATCGCGATAATATGCAGGGAAAGTCGGAATTTATCCTTTAACGCGGTCTCTCTTCAACTTCCTAACTCTCCGCGAGTTGCTAATTCTCCGGCTGCTGCCATCAGGGACCAATATGTTTAGCCAGCGGATAAGCAACCGAGAAACTCTGCTTCTTCGCGTATAATAATCATCGGGTCGGGTAAAAAGTTAATCACAAGCCCGGCCCGGCAATTTGACCAGGATCCGAGGGTATTCACGGCCAAAAATAAATTATAGATAATTCCGCCTCGAGCGACCATCGTTTCCAGGTAAGAATCTATTAGGAAGTTGTAAAAGGAATCCTAGAAACTTGGCGAAATACGGAACGGCCGTGACATTGTGAGCGATTATCCCTATCACGGGACCACGAGAGAAACTCGCGATTTCCCATCTAATATACGGTTCGTAATTATGAACACCGATAGGTATTCGAGTGTTTGACTTTCCCGTGTCAGTAGCGACTGGAGAAATGGACGGGCTTTAATAATCCTGCACAAACAGTAGTACAACAGAGAATGGTTTCACGTTCGTCAGCACGCCACGCAGCTACGTGTTCCGTTATTATACTACACGGGAATTTACACGAAAGTTTCTGCACTTACGGGCAAATTAAAATGAGTGTACACTTGGTAATTAGCCGAAGTACCGCAGCGTATATTTCGCAAGAACACGCTAATTGTCATCCTCATTATTATTAACGGACGAcacttctttctattaaaaataaagaagcgGCTCAAGTTCGTAAACGTTGCAGTGCTTCAGAGTGCAGATGTTTGTTTATGAAAGAGGGGCCCGAATTAGTCGTGCGTTTAACGAGTTCCTAATTCGTTTTAATGTCTGCCGTGCGCTGCATTGTTGCCGCCGAGCGTAAATAAAATGCATATTTACCGTGTAACTTGCAAGCATTATTCTTTCGCTCTGAAAGTCGCTACTGCATTAAAGTATCCACGTCGCGAAGCTCCAGAAAATTGCCAACCAACACGACGAGGAAGCGCAACGATAGACTCGAGGATCAGGTGTAAGAAGCAAAACGGAGGAGACGTGTtcggttttttatttttccgttCGTAAACGAAGGTTAGATCTTTCGTCACTAGATGGGGACAACGATGAGAAGGAAGAATGGAAAGATTTGGTCGTTTAGGTTCAGCGTTGAAGAATACGATTCGTATTAGacgtaccttaatttctttgagGATCAAAATGAGCTCGTTTCGGGCACAGAAACACGCGTTCTGAAGTATCGTTTCGACCTGGGGGCCTGACGTCTCTGCCGGATGTGGATGATGATGCGGCGTGTGACTGATCTGAATCGTCCCCGGATAAGTGGAGTGTGCCAGTGGCGTAGCGTGTTGATGATGCGGCGTCGCAGCATGGCTATGATGATGATGGGGCGTCGTGTGTATGTGGCTGTGCCCGTGGCCCATCGTGTGATGGTGAGGGCCAGGGTATTGTACACGTTGTTCAAGAGGTCATTGCGAGACGCCAGTGCATTGTCATCGAGGTCCAGCACATTCGCCAGGAGGGACTTGCTGCTCCTTTGACGAAGCTCCAGGTCGTGACTCTTGCTACCGCCTGTTTCGATAAATTGTCACGATGAGGGAACGAGAATCGGTATAGTGTTCGGCGTTTCTTATATTCGTAATTAGAGATTTAGAAAAATGAGAAACAGGTAAAGGAGGGAAAACCGAGCGACGAATACTACTGCGCGTTATCTTTCTTCGATTTTACAGATAAAGGATACTTTACAGATATAATTTCAGCTTCATAGACGGTTTCTCTAGGAGAAGCAAATAAATAATTCGAACAAGTTTCTTTGAAAGATAACGCGATAGCAACGTGGTAATATCGTACTGGCATATATGGTATTGGATATACGAGGCtgtgaaaaatatttacaacgaaaGAAAGGGTGAGATGAAAGGGGAGACGGGTTGGAAACTGAGTGACAAATACTACTATACTTTCATTACTTCTGGACTTTGAAATCGTGAGGCGCATTACGGAAGTTTCGTCATTTCGTAAGTAACACAGAGACggtgaataaataatttataaagagGTTCTTTGGAAAGTTTACACGAGAATATAGCGTATGTACAATACGTCTGGCAAAGGATGTACAAGAATGTCAAAGGAGAAATGGGTAGTTAATTTCTGCCATCATTTTACTTCTTTGATGATTAACGATACTCGTATCTCGTTCAAGTACGGTCACACACATGCATATGACTCGAAGTAAGTCAGGTGTGCCTTGGGGTGCTGTGTGCACACTTTGGTAACGAGTGACTGAGAACAGTGTTTACACAGTTAAACATTTATATAAAACACATATAGTAGTAAATGTTATCAGTACTTATGTCGATGCTTTTTCGTGTCACTAAATTACCAGTGACTGGAGACGGTTTTTGAGACTTTTGCGCCTCCCTCTCTTCCTTATCACCTGGTCGTGACATACGTAGTATAAAAGGCAGCCAATAAAGGAATAGCACTTTCACCTGAAAATCACATTCGAAATATCATTTTCCACGTAATTCGAAGTTCTCCGAATCGCGTTAAATGAAACTCAAAATGAAACTAGTTGACGACAGAAACGGTTCACGTTTTTCTCATAACCGGCAGGATATGCCAAAGAATAAAATCGGCGCAAGGTGGAAGCTTAGTAGGACTCGAAACGGTGAATTCAGTTAACAAGCAAAGCAAACCTGAAGCATACTTGGAAGCACATGAGCTCGCGTTAATTGAAGTCGCGTACAGGATAAGATCGCCCGAGAAACAGCTTTGCCCGGATAGAGAAAATAGTTGAAATTCTGCAAACCGGGATAATAAACCGGGATATTAAAGCTTAATAAAcgtaaatattacttcgttaaaAAAGCGCGTCGCAGTAATTTCCGTGAGGGAAAACGAGATTCTCCGTTATTACTTTTAAATCCGAAATATGCACGCTCTGTGTGTACTTTTGCGGGTTTAAATTCCTCGGAAatacattgaaaaaaaaaaagaaaggaaatgaTTTCGCGATAACCGGGATGAGCAAGATCTAAGAGTTCGCGTGCCGAATTAATTTGACGAAAGGACTGCTTACCCATTCGGACATTTCATGAGTGTCAGCATTCCGGtgatgataatttaaaatcatAATGGTGCTGACAACACTGCTGGCCACCATAAACATAATACAGTTGAAGTACGTTCCTGCGGAAACATTGGAAAAATTGAGGGAAAGCGTGACCGATGCGACAGGCTATGCCGAATTAAAATTAATCGGACACACTCGCGAGTCGTTCGTCGTTATCGATATCGTTTCAATCGAAGTCGCGGGTTGACGGCAATCCCGTCGAtccaaatatcaatttcaaaacGTTCGCCTGCCCGTTGCGGTATCAATGGACGTAGGTTGTCCAAACCCGCGTCTGACCCGTACGTTCTGTTACTACTGTCATGCCACTACTGTCACTCGGATAGTTCTGTCTGCAATGTGGGAATCCTCCTCCGAGGATAAAGGACGAGGCATGATAAGCCTCACGTTACGATACACTGATCAGATACGTGTACGACGACTCGAGACCGCTGTGTAAGCTTCTAAATAGGATGGATTTCGAACGAAGAGATTTCGGAACGTCGAAGGATTTTCTTCGTAGATACGagaaaattttccacctgaccACGATAACCGATTTTTCCCGGTGAAAGGTTGCAGAATATGCGAGGTCTAGGCTGACAAGTCAAGAAAGACATCCTCCGAGCCTCTTAATAGCTCACCCTCGTCGACTTCCGAATAGTTTACACTTGCCAATAGGCTATCTATCAAGGAACAGTCAGGTCCACGTCGATTGACTATCGCGTTGCCTGGGAGGAAGTTTAATGGAAAACTCGAGGCTTTTCGTCTTAATCGAAGTATCACCGAGAACACGCTTGTGCGCTTCCATTTTCGACTTACGAGAAGAGCTTGTTGCCAGCAACGCGTTAGGAAATATCGCGAGAGGGTCTCGATAACGGCGTTTCGTCTTTAACTGGTAAATTTAAAAGCGTTCGTTCGATGAAGACTCGCTTTTGATCGCTTAACCTTTGGAAAGCCGTTCACACGATCTCGCCTCGAAATTTTGCACATTTATCACGGCGCGATGATCTAATCCGTTGAAGCGAGCCAGGCTATCGGCGCTGCAACTTATTTAGTGGCAGAGAAGAACGTGATGCCTTGTACAAGAAAATAGTTTCCCGAACAATAGAGCTTTCGGATGATCGAGCGTTCGGATAACGGACAAAGAGCGGAGGGATAACGAAGGTTCCATTGCATTACTTAATTCCGTTCGCGAGCCGCGATCCAAGTTTCCAACGAAATGCGAAAGCGGCGTTCGTCGTGCGACGAGCTTTGCAGACACGTGACGTTCTATAGAACGCCGAAATTCACGAAATCGTGGTCGAAGATACGTAGGTCGAGGAATCTCGCGACATccgcgaaatttttcgaaacgaTTTCCACGCCGTTCCGGACACGTTGCGATATTCGAAGTCTTTGGCGAATTATGAATAAAAGATCAAGCCACAGGCTCTTGTCTTTGCGTCTGCGAAACGCTCCATTGTTCCCAGGGCAGACCGTTGGTAAAAACCCCGAGTTTATTTCGGCCACGCGGAAGACTCCGAGGTCCTCCGGTAAAACGGAGGGAATAAAAAAGGGGTCTGAAATTTACGGACTTACCCAGCAGTGGCACGGCGTCCGAAGTCGCTGGCATTGTCTCGGCCACCATATTCAGGAACACAGTGAGGGACAAGAGAATGGTTACCCCTGCAAAAGAGGTTCGTTCGGCCAATTAATTATCACCGTACCTAGAAACCCTCTAAGCAAACGAGATTAATCCACAACAGGCTGAAGGACTCACAGCTGCTGATGCTCGAGACTCAAAGGTAAGACCAGGTGTCAGTGACTTTTCCCATTTTAGATAATACAGGTGCTTTCGCTCATGTCTATCAACTATCATGCTCTAGTTTCCTTTCGAAATCATTCCTATCAGGGTTTGCTCgatattatttaaaaagctGAAGCTGATGGAGAAATCATTCGCGAGACCTGAGATATTTCGTAAGGCGGATTTCTTGGGAATTACAGCGCGCTTGCGGCAATAAAATTATGCGTGCGGTGAAATTCGAAGTCGCGCGATATTCGTTAACTCTTTGAAGTACGGCGTTACAAAGTATGTTCTACCTTTTCGAACGTCTGAACATGCATCGTGGGATGTTGTCGGTGGCATCTCGAAATAGCAAGACTGCTAGAAGCACGGCAAGAAATACTCACTGCGTGGTCCTCTGTCGTGTGGGATGTACCATTATTCGTGTTGGAGAGAACGTGTTTCGTGAAATACCTGCACGATAGTATCGCTCGGTACTCCAGTATGCAAGTGAAATTTCGTTTCTTCCCTCAGTGGTCTTGCCTTATTTCTATGCCAAGCGTATAACGTAAACGCATTCCGTCACCtttctaattaaaacaatttacgCGCAGAATCCTCGCTGTTGCATAATCTTGTACTTCGAAGAGTTAATTCGATCGGTTATAGAAATTGTTAGACGAAAAACGTGCGGTCGTCGACTTCTTTAGCTGCCGTTCTTTGCGTTTCAATCGCGAGATCATGAAGCAAGAATGATCAATAAATTCCAATACTTCACCGGTACATGAATGCCTGCGACATCGACTCGACTATAATCTCCCGTACAATTCGATACGTTACTAGAACTCGACTGAATCTAATCACGTGAGCTGTTATAGCGTGTTCCGAAGCTTGCAAGGAATTGCAATTATGCCGGCAAGCGATTTGAACTTGCCGGGAGATAGTAATCACCGGAATCTCGGGGAAGGCTCGCAACGAAATAACGCGATGACTTCGTGAACGCGTCGGCATGATAGCATTCGGCACTGCTGAATAATTGGATCAATTTTTGGAAACCTTCGTAGTATGGGACCATGACCCTGCAGCTATTTTCGCTCTGATCGAaggatttatataaaaaatggcGGTTTTAAGACGGTACGACTTCTCTTGGTTGTTTGAAAATTCATTGGAATCGTTTTAGACACAAATCCTCCAATTATCGCTGTACGTGCATGTAAAGAAATTAGACGAAAGACTAAAACGCcacgtaaaaatataaatttacaatttaagATTAATACAGAGACTTATATTCACGATGTCTGGGATAAATACCCTGGTCggtaatataaaaatgaaattaccgtGATTTATCGATTAAACTTCCACCGAATTACTAATAATTCGGCCATTTCGTGATTTACCAAGGATCGATTTTAAAGAAGGTATCTTCGTAATACCAGGATCGAAATTCGACATCGAATATTT
The Lasioglossum baleicum unplaced genomic scaffold, iyLasBale1 scaffold2796, whole genome shotgun sequence DNA segment above includes these coding regions:
- the LOC143221607 gene encoding LOW QUALITY PROTEIN: neuronal acetylcholine receptor subunit alpha-7-like (The sequence of the model RefSeq protein was modified relative to this genomic sequence to represent the inferred CDS: inserted 1 base in 1 codon), which encodes LDLQLQDESGGDISSFITNGEWDLLGVPGKRNEIYYNCCPEPYIDITFVVIIRRRTLYYFFNLIVPCVLIASMAVLGFTLPPDSGEKLSLGVTILLSLTVFLNMVAETMPATSDAVPLLGTYFNCIMFMVASSVVSTIMILNYHHRNADTHEMSEWVKVLFLYWLPFILRMSRPGDKEEREAQKSQKPSPVTGNLVTRKSIDISGSKSHDLELRQRSSKSLLANVLDLDDNALASRNDLLNNVYNXPGPHHHTMGHGHSHIHTTPHHHHSHAATPHHQHATPLAHSTYPGTIQISHTPHHHPHPAETSGPQVETILQNACFCARNELILILKEIKIITDQMKSEDKNTKVKNDWKFAAMVVDRVCLIIFTLFTIIATITVLLSAPHIIVK